From Aythya fuligula isolate bAytFul2 chromosome 20, bAytFul2.pri, whole genome shotgun sequence, a single genomic window includes:
- the TEKT1 gene encoding tektin-1, translating to MSRLFQAPPKFHPSEWHVANKMQCASTESQKSSSERMIAESQRLVDEIEKTTQKTQSDVNKKIEQRLEEIKFWRKELDNKLEQIINETEVLLTFKTRLEKALESCKEPLVIAQKCLLNRQRRVGIDLVHDEVEQELVKEVEVLQGVIALLERTLEQTIEQIRLNRSAKYNLEMDLKDKFTASKIDSYCASLTNNTPDVRYADNAVKIEGNFISPEDWTDFSNINVEKADKQRNNSLSLRAMIDSILSQTANDMHKQYEMVNVAFRNRVKEVRDAKHKLEILLASVMDETALQEKNIAALKKAIADKEGPVKVVQTRLEARNHRPNVELCYDTVQYKLISEVQEITNNIQRLKDTLAQAETELKGLSRRQLSLEEEIQVKANTLYIDEVLCMQMRESVCINNF from the exons ATGTCCAGATTGTTTCAAGCACCACCGAAGTTTCATCCTTCCGAATGGCATGTCGCAAACAAGATGCAGTGTGCCAGTACAGAGTCTCAGAAATCCAGTTCAGAGCGCATGATAGCTGAGAGTCAAAGGCTGGTGGATGAAATAGAAAAGACAACTCAGAAAACCCAAAGTGATGTCAACAAGAAAATAG agcagagactggaagaaataaaattctggaGGAAAGAATTAGATAACAAACTTGAACAAATTATTAATGAGACAGAGGTACTGTTGActttcaagaccaggctggagaAAGCCTTGGAGAGTTGCAAAGAGCCACTTGTCATTGCCCAGAAGTGTCTCCTGAACAG gCAGAGGCGAGTTGGGATTGACTTGGTGCATGATGAAGTGGAACAGGAACTGGTCAAAGAAGTTGAAGTCTTACAGGGGGTAATTGCTTTGCTTGAACGTACATTGGAACAAACCATTGAGCAAATCAG ACTAAACCGTTCTGCAAAATACAACCTGGAAATGGATCTGAAGGATAAATTCACAGCTTCGAAGATTGACAGTTACTGTGCTAGCCTGACAAACAACACTCCTGATGTCAGATATGCTGATAATGCAGTGAAAATAGAAGGAAA ttttattagcCCTGAAGACTGGACAGATTTCTCAAACATAAATGTTGAAAAGGCTGACAAACAGAGAAACAACTCACTGTCACTAAGGGCAATGATTGACAGCATCCTTTCCCAGACAGCGAATGACATGCACAAGCAATATGAGATGGTCAATGTTGCTTTTAGAAACAGGGTGAAGGAAGTCAGAGATGCCAAGCACAAGCTAGAAATACTCCTTGCATCA GTGATGGATGAGACTGCCTTACAGGAGAAGAACATTGCAGCCTTAAAGAAAGCAATTGCTGATAAAGAAGGACCTGTTAAAGTGGTTCAAACTCGCTTGGAAGCAAGAAACCATCGTCCCAATGTGGAATTATGTTATGATACAGTACAATACAAGTTGATTAGTGAAGTTCAAGAGATTACAAACAATATTCAAAG GTTAAAGGATACATTGGCACAGGCTGAGACAGAGCTGAAAGGTCTGAGCCGACGACAGCTTTCCTTGGAGGAGGAGATCCAAGTCAAGGCAAATACATTATACATTGATGAAGTGCTCTGCATGCAGATGAGAGAGTCTGTTTGCATTAACAACTTTTGA
- the PIMREG gene encoding protein PIMREG isoform X1: MVSVLKNVKATMGWQKHQLLADFDENDSPVPDKFKRKASLSSLNTIRMSLRKRIPLKQVELNFHETPTWESMEARAKCQTLRSITRTARNAFGMVSQKIQKTHQNPIQSIVAFPDESVGRRSHVTSSSKKRSTMPQTPCHNKNSVTPAASSMSTPESSKRALLGPTRVSEHREWRGFPSWHGEDAVPLRRSRRAAALKSPYSSPARASRMTEFECELELVSSGIRRLKHLSQALDDGIVQEERQHAVSIYYCLMAQNLQSVHRSQKFSQAIRRQAKKLLSSLYLDRDGYK, from the exons ATGGTATCTGTGCTCAAAAATGTCAAGGCAACAATGGGCTGGCAGAAACACCAGCTCCTAGCTGACTTTGATGAAAATGACAGCCCTGTACCAGACAAATTCAAGAGAAAGGCTTCTTTGAGTTCTCTCAATACCATCCGTATGTCTCTAAGGAAGCGAATACCTTTAAAACAGGTAGAGCTGAATTTCCATGAGACCCCAACTTGGGAAAGTATGGAAGCAAGAGCAAAGTGCCAAACTCTCCGGAGTATTACAAGAACAGCAAGAAATGCTTTTGGAATGGTGTCCCAG aaaatacagaagactCACCAAAACCCAATACAGTCAATTGTGGCCTTTCCGGATGAATCTGTGGGTAGGAGAAGCCATGTGACCAGTTCTTCCAAGAAAAGAAGTACTATGCCTCAAACCCCTTGCCATAACAAGAATAGTGTTACTCCAGCAGCCAGTTCCATGAGCACCCCAGAATCCAGCAAAAGAGCCTTGCTTGGGCCAACAAGGGTGTCAGAACACAGAGAATGGAGGGGTTTCCCATCCTGGCACGGTGAAGATGCTGTCCCACTCCGGAGAtcaagaagagcagcagcacttaAGAGCCCTTATTCATCACCTGCTCGTGCCAGCAGAATGAC AGAGTTTGAGTGTGAGTTGGAACTGGTCTCCTCAGGGATTCGACGACTGAAGCACCTCTCTCAGGCACTTGATGATGGTATTGTACAAGAGGAGAG GCAGCATGCGGTATCAATCTACTACTGTCTAATGGCACAAAACTTGCAGTCTGTACATCGATCTCAGAAATTTTCTCAGGCTATCAGAAGGCAAGCAAAGAAACTGTTGAGCAGTTTGTACCTGGACAGAGATGGCTATAAGTAG
- the PIMREG gene encoding protein PIMREG isoform X2 — translation MVSVLKNVKATMGWQKHQLLADFDENDSPVPDKFKRKASLSSLNTIRMSLRKRIPLKQVELNFHETPTWESMEARAKCQTLRSITRTARNAFGMVSQKIQKTHQNPIQSIVAFPDESVGRRSHVTSSSKKRSTMPQTPCHNKNSVTPAASSMSTPESSKRALLGPTRVSEHREWRGFPSWHGEDAVPLRRSRRAAALKSPYSSPARASRMTEFECELELVSSGIRRLKHLSQALDDGIVQEESDMTVSLICN, via the exons ATGGTATCTGTGCTCAAAAATGTCAAGGCAACAATGGGCTGGCAGAAACACCAGCTCCTAGCTGACTTTGATGAAAATGACAGCCCTGTACCAGACAAATTCAAGAGAAAGGCTTCTTTGAGTTCTCTCAATACCATCCGTATGTCTCTAAGGAAGCGAATACCTTTAAAACAGGTAGAGCTGAATTTCCATGAGACCCCAACTTGGGAAAGTATGGAAGCAAGAGCAAAGTGCCAAACTCTCCGGAGTATTACAAGAACAGCAAGAAATGCTTTTGGAATGGTGTCCCAG aaaatacagaagactCACCAAAACCCAATACAGTCAATTGTGGCCTTTCCGGATGAATCTGTGGGTAGGAGAAGCCATGTGACCAGTTCTTCCAAGAAAAGAAGTACTATGCCTCAAACCCCTTGCCATAACAAGAATAGTGTTACTCCAGCAGCCAGTTCCATGAGCACCCCAGAATCCAGCAAAAGAGCCTTGCTTGGGCCAACAAGGGTGTCAGAACACAGAGAATGGAGGGGTTTCCCATCCTGGCACGGTGAAGATGCTGTCCCACTCCGGAGAtcaagaagagcagcagcacttaAGAGCCCTTATTCATCACCTGCTCGTGCCAGCAGAATGAC AGAGTTTGAGTGTGAGTTGGAACTGGTCTCCTCAGGGATTCGACGACTGAAGCACCTCTCTCAGGCACTTGATGATGGTATTGTACAAGAGGAGAG TGATATGACAGTTTCTCTCATTTGTAACTGA
- the FBXO39 gene encoding F-box only protein 39 — protein sequence MEDDSDSEQSSWADLPDVCLRHVFHWLGDKDRSRAALVCKKWSQAMYSGSLWRTRTITFSGQPSRAYTFEFKTALWYVKKFGKYLEHLEIKLLYPYNTVITRKFQATMRGLLSHLGKCNSRLISLSIKNLELDRLVWKNMVRAQFIKNLGTFLKRMSKQLDYLNLKGARVTLEEGCGILNSLSCLTNKSFISEINIEDFFNLHLSVYSSTLFHQTMSKFHSLVILTFNYNCISDELLDILREHSAHSLRTLNIKCHIHDPHGQVVWGMSWANLAKRAPKLNINFFFERVMKHDHLARILLVEIPVRSISLRSCYFSDPDWIMRPTLTNLLPAYCHVLQKLTLEVNNDHEVLDDELLQLILSCRRLFFLKVWAFLNVTFMERVLHNRAERRCFLTTIKVRIYTARQETSEEDRLLRDIYKKFKNLIDSELNYFVITYPMV from the exons ATGGAGGATGACAGTGACTCTGAGCAGAGCTCCTGGGCTGATCTACCTGATGTCTGTCTGAGACATGTCTTCCACTGGTTAGGTGACAAGGATAGATCTCGGGCTGCCTTGGTCTGTAAAAAATGGAGTCAGGCCATGTACTCAGGATCCCTCTGGAGAACCAGAACCATCACATTCAGTGGTCAGCCATCAAGGGCATACACGTTTGAATTTAAAACTGCACTGTGGTATGTCAAGAAATTTGGCAAGTATTTGGAGCACCTTGAAATCAAGTTATTGTATCCTTACAATACTGTCATTACTCGAAAATTTCAAGCGACTATGAGAGGTCTTCTTTCACACTTGGGTAAATGTAACAGTCGCCTCATATCCCTGAGCATCAAGAACCTGGAATTAGACCGCTTGGTCTGGAAAAACATGGTCAGGGCTCAGTTTATCAAGAACTTAGGTACCTTCCTGAAAAGAATGAGCAAACAGCTTGATTATCTCAACTTAAAAGGAGCAAGAGTAACCTTGGAAGAAGGCTGTGGGATTCTGAATTCTCTGAGCTGCTTGACTAATAAAAGCTTTATATCAGAAATCAATATCGAGGATTTCTTCAATCTCCACCTTTCTGTCTACAGCAGCACCTTGTTCCACCAAACCATGTCCAAGTTCCACAGCCTGGTTATCCTGACTTTTAATTATAATTGCATCTCTGATGAACTGCTGGACATCCTGCGGGAGCACAGTGCTCATTCCCTGCGCACCTTGAATATCAAATGTCATATCCACGACCCTCATGGGCAAGTCGTCTGGGGAATGTCATGGGCCAACTTGGCCAAGAGAGCCCCAAAACTGAACATCAACTTCTTCTTTGAAAGAGTTATGAAGCACGATCACTTAGCCAGAATCCTGCTAGTGGAAATCCCAGTCAGGAGCATCAGTTTACGGAGCTGCTATTTCAGTGATCCAGACTGGATAATGAGACCTACCCTCACCAACCTCCTCCCAGCCTACTGCCATGTGCTGCAG aaattAACACTTGAAGTAAACAATGACCATGAGGTGCTGGATGATGAGCTGCTACAGCTCATCTTATCATGCAGGAGGTTGTTTTTTCTGAAAGTCTGGGCATTTCTTAATGTCACCTTTATGGAGAGGGTGCTACATAATCGTGCAGAAAGGAGATGCTTTTTGACTACCATAAAG GTCAGGATTTACACAGCCCGACAAGAGACCAGTGAGGAGGATCGACTGTTGCGCGATATTTACAAGAAGTTCAAAAACCTGATTGACTCAGAGCTTAATTATTTTGTCATCACCTACCCAATGGTGTAA